The stretch of DNA AACTATCTGAGATCGAAGAGGCTTTGTACCAAGTCAAAAACCGCAGTAACCAGGACCCCCTCAATTTCCCCATCAAACTCAATAATCGCCTGGCTTCTCTGCGTCGCAGTGTAGAAAGTGGCGACGCTCGGCCAACGGATGGCGCCTACCAGGTATTTAAGGAATTGACCAAGGAGTTAGAGGGCCATTTGTCTCAACTAGACAAGGTGTTGACAACCGAGTTGCCTAAAGTGAACCAGTTGCTGGCGAAACATCAATTGAAGGAAGTGAAGGACAAATAGGAGAATTATTAATGTTGAGGCCTAGGCCGAGACGAAAGCGGAATAATGACTGCGGGTATCTCCTTTTCGCGGAATAAGCGGTTATAAGCCGCCAGATCGCCATCGATAATACTTTGGAATTGCGTCTTCATTTGGCGCCATTGCAACAGCAGGTCATTGAGGCGCGTACGGGCACCATGCGTCACCTGAGGATTGTGGGTATCAACTTTTATCATCAGATTGATCAATTCTGCACTTAATTGATTAGGGTAGCTGATCGCATCCTGAAAATTGGTCAACTCCGGTTGAATGAGTTGCTTTTCCCATTCTATAATCTGACCGACAACTTCTTTGCCAACAGACACCAGATCCTCTACACCCGCATTGCGTTTCAAGGTCCCGTTAAGTTGCTCCACCTGGGCTTTGACGTCCTGCATTTGCATCACACATTGGTGAATGTCTCTGACCGCACTCTCTATCGCCACCAGTATTTCTTGTTGCTCCGAAAAATCAGCAGCTGCTAAGTCAAGCCGCGGATCCGGAAGTATTTGACATGGTTGCGTCAAGGAGAGCCCCATGCCCCGAAGGCGAATGCTGTACTCCCCTGGAGCTACCCGACTCCCTTTGAAGCCCTCTAACATAAAAACACCAGGCAATTGCATAATCGGGTCCCTCCGCAAATCCCAATGGAATCGGTTGATCCCCACTCGGGTCGGCAATACCTTTTGCTTGGGACTGTCTTCAGCGACTAATTTTTGATTCGTATAATGCCGGATAACATCCCCATTGCGATCTATAATATCGAGTTCCAGGGCGCTCGTATCTGAAAAATAAGGCGGGAGGTAATAATCGATAATAAGACCATTGAGCGGGTTTTGGCCAATTCCACCAATGCTTCCCACTACTTCAATAGCATCTAGTTTGACGGTTGGTTTAGGTTTATACAACGCTATTTCACCGTTGAGTTTTTGCCCTACACTTTGTTGAATAGAGCTAAGATCATCAAGTATCCAGAAACTACGGCCAGAAGTCGCAGCAATTAAATCATTATCGTGAATAAGCAAATCAGTAATCGGGCAGACGGGCAAATTCAGTTGAAAACGGTACCAGTAGCTTCCATTATCGTAGGATAGGTAAAGCCCCGTTTCCGTCCCGGCATATAATAATTCCTTCCTTTTGGGATCTTCCCTTACGACCCTTACAAAGTCTTCCCCCCTAAAGCCGCGAGTGATTTTCTTCCAGCTTTTGCCATAATCTGCTGTATAATAAACAAGTGGCGTAAAATCGTTGAATTTATACCGATGAACCGCGATATAGGCCGTTCCCTTATGGTGAGGAGAAACTTCAATGCTATTTACATAAGCCTCCTGCATCTCAGGAGGTGTCACGTTCTTCCAGCTTTTTCCTCCATCGGTGGTCAGGTGAATTAGTCCATCATCACTACCCACCCAAATCACCTCCTCCTCGTGAGGAGAACAAGCTAGGTAGCTAATGGTATTATAATTCTCGCCGCCGGCTCCTTCATTGGTGTAAGGACCGCCGCCTTTCCCTTGTTTGGCCTTTTCATTACGGGTAAGATCTGGGCTAATGGCCTTCCACTTGAGTCCACCATCTGTCGATTTGAGCACCACATTTGCGGCATGATAAATCACTTTGCCATTATGTGGAGATACGATGATCGGTGCATTCCAATTAAAGCGGTACTTCATATCCTGCGGCTCAGTGGCCAGGCCTACCATTGGGTAAGCCATAATATCTTTACTTTCTCCCGTGTGATGATCAAAAACAGAAATATTCCCCTGATAACTTCCGCCATAAATAAAGCGGGTATCATCTGGGTCGAAGGCAATAAAAGCGCTTTCGCCACCAGCAACGGTATACCAATCTTTCCAACCAATTCCTTCTCCAGTCGTCCGGCTGGCAATGGCAATGGTGGTGTTATCTTGTTGACCGCCATAAATGTAATAAGGGAAGCGATTATCTGCAATAACGCGATAAAATTGTGCCGTGGGTTGGTTGCCTTGCGGAGACCAGCTCTTTCCCCCATTATAACTAATGCAGGCTCCCCCGTCATTTCCCAAGATCATGTTATTAGGTTGTTCGGGATTGATCCATAAGTCGTGCTGGTCAGAGTGGGGGTTAGCAATAGGCTTAAAAGTGTGGCCCCCATCGGTCGACTTGAGGAGCGGCGCATTGAGGACATAGACGGTTTCAGGGTCTTTTGGGTCAGCGAAAATTTCAATGTAATACCAGGCACGAGCCGTCGTTATATTGTCATGATTGGTTTGCGTCCATGTTTGTCCCCCATCCATAGAGCGAAAAACGCCACCCTTTTCGGCCTCTATACAGGCATAAACCCTATCTGAATCGGCCCTGGAAACGTCAATAGACACTTTCCCCATTTCAGCCGGAAGGCCTTCTGTCAATTTTTTCCAGGTTTCGCCACCATCTATTGATTTATACAGCCCTGATGCTGGCCCGCCACTTCTTATTTTCCAGGGGCTACGCTCATGGTCCCACATCCCAGCATACAGTATCCGGGGATTTTGCCAATCCAAACTTAAATCTGCCGCACCGGTGTGTTCATTGATAAAAAAGATTTGTTGCCAGGTTTCGCCACCATCCGTTGTTTTGTATACGCCCCGGTCTTTCGTCGGCCCAAAGGCAGCTCCTTGAACAGCAACATAGACCAGGTCAGGATTTTTAGGGTGGATGCGAATGGCAGCAATATGACGCGAGCCGGGAAGCCCTAAATAATGCCAGGTTTTTCCACTATCGTAAGATTTGTATACCCCATCACCATGAGAACTCATTACGCCTCTGACAGCATGTTCCCCCATTCCAATATAAAGAATATTTGGGTCGGAAGGTGCAACAGCAATCGCCCCAACAGAACCAGTGCCCAAATAACCATCCGTAACATTCGCCCAATTCAATCCCCCATCTTCTGTTTTCCAAACACCACCACCCGTAGCCCCCATATAGTAAGACATCGGTTCTCCTGGTACACCAGCGACCGCATTCACCCTTCCAGCACGAAAAGGTCCAATATTACGCCACTGCAAATTGTTGTAATATGCCACATTGAACAATGGGCGAGAAAAAGAAGAAAAGTGATTTGCCTCCAGTTGACCGAATAATCTAAAAGCCACTAGCAACATAAAAATGATGCTAGCGCTCCCAATTGTGTGGTGCTTCATTTTTCTGCGGTTTAGCGTCGTTTCCGGCCCTAACCGACACTGAAATACTTTGCTTGTGTAGATAGCAATTTTTTCCATGCAACAGCCCGCTCTGTTAAAGTTCCGGGCAGCAAAGCTGTTGCGCTTCTGTGTAGTATTTCTCAATGTCGGGAACATATCGTTTTCTAGTAATACAATCCCGTAGGGCCAAATATAATTCAAAAAAATGAATTCTCATTATTATACCATCACCATACTAACTGGAAATGAGTGTTTTGAAAGGAAGATAACATAGGGATGACTTTTATCTAAAATGGTGTTGCCGTAAGGCCTATCTTCTTTTTCATAAAACACATAAATCAATCGTAGCTGTAAATTACTGACAATCAAAACTATAAACTGTATGTTGGCGCTCTCTGGTAGTGTAACTATTATTAGAATAAAAGAGGAAAAAGCATATCACCTCTAACTATGTTCAGATTTATGCAGCAGACAAGCGCGCACTAATTATGGGTGAGTTGGTTTTTAAAACACTATTGCAATAGTCTGGTAATGCACTTACCTTATTTACGTCCTATCCTATGAATTGTTACATAATTAACCATTTTTCATCTTAGGGAGCCGCTCCCTAAATGAAATTGCACCTTTTTAGTTCCAATAAAAGAAGAAATTGCACTAGTCAGCAATTAATGCTAATTTTATGGCTTTCGGTTAATAATGATCGTGCTGATGAGAAAATGCTTTGTTGTATTGGTCAGGGAAGAATACTAAATTAAAAACGAATTGGACAATAAGTTTTTAGACCAGATTGCCAAATCCTTCAATACGGAGATGCCAGCTGCGAATTCGCTGGATGAATACCTTGATAAAGTGATCAAGGTGGTCAAGCCTTGGAGTGAGGACTTAAGGGAAACTAATTTCTACTTGGGAAAACATTGGATTGAAGTGCGAGACGACGAAAATTTCCACAGCGTTGTCATGCATATTTTTAATGAAGAGGGAGAGTACCTGAGGGTAGTCGATGGTGATTTGAGCTCAGGAGAATGGCGACACCTAGGGAATAAGCTGGTATTCGAAGATGAAGTCTTTGAGTTGGCTTTTATGGATCCAGAGTTTTTTATCCTCGTCAAACACGGGAACCCCAACAAATTTAAACGCAAGTATTTTGTATTAGTCGCCGAAAAACTAGCCAACAAATTTACCTGGCGTGAACTGGTAGAACTCTTGTTCAATAAATACCGTGACAACAACAACTTCTACCTCACCGTTAGTGTCATCGTCATTTTGATTATCGCCATCATTTTCTTACTGTCTTGATAATCTGTAACGTTTTACACCCTGTCCTTTCTCCTTACCGCATACACCAATTCGTCCAAATACATGCCATGCTTATACAACGTTTGCTCAAAGCGAGCCTCTAAGGTAAAGCCTGCTTTTTCCAATGCCCTTTGCGACCCCTTATTCGTTCCAAATGGGCGGGCGAAAATCCGATTGATCGCCCAGTTTTTAAAGCCATAATCTACCATCTGGCGAATGGCTCGGGTCATGATGCCTTTGCCCCAATAGGGCTCGGCTAACCAATAGCCCATTTCGGCATTTTTGGAAAAAATATCAGCCTGCGGGTGGAGACCTATAGCTCCGGCGGCTTCCCCATTGATCTCTATCGCGAGTATCCGATTTGGCGTTTCTTTGGTAGCGGAAGCGATGAAGCCTTCGCCGCTTTCAATCGTGTAAGGGTGCGGAAATTGATTGGTTAAATTTTTCGCAATATTACTATTATTGGCATATTTAACGAGGCTCCCGAGGTCGCCCAGCCGCCAGGGCCTAAGGGTAAATTCCATATCAATTTGTTTTACTGTAAAACCATGTAGCAAGAAAAATAATTCCATCTTTTCCTACTGGACTTTTGACATTCGCTGTTTTGAAGGCGGAAATCGGACTGCCTCCGGCAGTTAAAAAGGCGGAAGGTGGAAATGGGAACTCGGAAAGGCTCAGGGGCACAATTTTCCGATCCCGACCGCTGGTACGGGATTTCGCTTTACTCAACTTCCGACTTCTCACTTCTAGCCTGGAAAACAGAGGATTACCAAAAGCGTCAAAAGTCCAATTTCCTAACGGCACATTTTTCAAAAAACCGATATTCAACCAGCATCAAAAATGACTATCGACTAGTCCCGCCGAAAGGAAACTTTAGTTGGGAGCTTGGTAGCCATAGTTATCAAGGCAAGGAGGCGACGCAGAGTTGGGTAAAGGCCGCCATCAAGCCCGCAGCATGCCGTTAGGTATGCCATATTCTCCTAAGGAACTAGTTGTAACCTCCACCGGCAGCCAGGCCCTCAAAATAAATGTCAATTTTAATTAAAAATTGAACATCATCCTTAATTAATATCCTTTTTATCAATTATTTATATAAAATTTTTATTCTTTTTTTTAGAACAATATAAAAAAAGTGTCCTTAAAAAATGACGTAGATTTTACTATTTTGTAAGGGATTTATGAAAAAACCTAAACATGACAGCAAAAACCTTCCTCCTCGCCATTTGCTTATGGAGTCTTTGTTCTTTACAAGCCCAGCAACCTCAATTGGTTTTACCCATTATTCATGGAGAGACGGTTGAGTCTATGGCCTTCTCAAAAGACAATCAATACCTGGTTTCCAGTAGTATGAAATATATTAAATTATGGGAAGCTAATACGGGTAATTTAATCAGAACCATCGAAAAAGACGGAGGAACAATCTTTCAACCTGGCTTTATGGGGGCAGGAGGCGGTTTTGCAGCGGTGGATATTGCGCCGGATGCCTCCTTCATCCTTAGCGGAAGAGATTGTGGCGCTACTTACGAATCGGCTCCAAGTGTAGCGACCCGTATCG from Saprospiraceae bacterium encodes:
- a CDS encoding glycosyl hydrolase, producing MKHHTIGSASIIFMLLVAFRLFGQLEANHFSSFSRPLFNVAYYNNLQWRNIGPFRAGRVNAVAGVPGEPMSYYMGATGGGVWKTEDGGLNWANVTDGYLGTGSVGAIAVAPSDPNILYIGMGEHAVRGVMSSHGDGVYKSYDSGKTWHYLGLPGSRHIAAIRIHPKNPDLVYVAVQGAAFGPTKDRGVYKTTDGGETWQQIFFINEHTGAADLSLDWQNPRILYAGMWDHERSPWKIRSGGPASGLYKSIDGGETWKKLTEGLPAEMGKVSIDVSRADSDRVYACIEAEKGGVFRSMDGGQTWTQTNHDNITTARAWYYIEIFADPKDPETVYVLNAPLLKSTDGGHTFKPIANPHSDQHDLWINPEQPNNMILGNDGGACISYNGGKSWSPQGNQPTAQFYRVIADNRFPYYIYGGQQDNTTIAIASRTTGEGIGWKDWYTVAGGESAFIAFDPDDTRFIYGGSYQGNISVFDHHTGESKDIMAYPMVGLATEPQDMKYRFNWNAPIIVSPHNGKVIYHAANVVLKSTDGGLKWKAISPDLTRNEKAKQGKGGGPYTNEGAGGENYNTISYLACSPHEEEVIWVGSDDGLIHLTTDGGKSWKNVTPPEMQEAYVNSIEVSPHHKGTAYIAVHRYKFNDFTPLVYYTADYGKSWKKITRGFRGEDFVRVVREDPKRKELLYAGTETGLYLSYDNGSYWYRFQLNLPVCPITDLLIHDNDLIAATSGRSFWILDDLSSIQQSVGQKLNGEIALYKPKPTVKLDAIEVVGSIGGIGQNPLNGLIIDYYLPPYFSDTSALELDIIDRNGDVIRHYTNQKLVAEDSPKQKVLPTRVGINRFHWDLRRDPIMQLPGVFMLEGFKGSRVAPGEYSIRLRGMGLSLTQPCQILPDPRLDLAAADFSEQQEILVAIESAVRDIHQCVMQMQDVKAQVEQLNGTLKRNAGVEDLVSVGKEVVGQIIEWEKQLIQPELTNFQDAISYPNQLSAELINLMIKVDTHNPQVTHGARTRLNDLLLQWRQMKTQFQSIIDGDLAAYNRLFREKEIPAVIIPLSSRPRPQH
- a CDS encoding GNAT family protein, translated to MEFTLRPWRLGDLGSLVKYANNSNIAKNLTNQFPHPYTIESGEGFIASATKETPNRILAIEINGEAAGAIGLHPQADIFSKNAEMGYWLAEPYWGKGIMTRAIRQMVDYGFKNWAINRIFARPFGTNKGSQRALEKAGFTLEARFEQTLYKHGMYLDELVYAVRRKDRV